Proteins from a genomic interval of Zingiber officinale cultivar Zhangliang chromosome 1B, Zo_v1.1, whole genome shotgun sequence:
- the LOC121986458 gene encoding small RNA degrading nuclease 1-like isoform X1, with translation MGKAIDRASKEVLAEMVRLTQRQGLKGAAGGWKDFLQCHDKKGSGLSDPIRRSRELLVDFLQTFTKEQQKVFNKLIRRNNDHNAMKQFKGFVHLESPKQRLVRLTMEHPKYTKEFCFPFYDEGWVTTHLGEFFEAMKSETMLAIDCEMVLCEDGTEAVVKVCVVDQDLQVKLDQLVNPMKPVADYRTNITGIDSKDLEGVTCSLADIQKSLKKLLSHGTILVGHSLYNDLRAVKVDHLRVIDTVCIFKFVDLPNFSPSLNTLCKVVLGFPVRNDGEPHNCLNDAQAAMKLVLAKLEHGYEDLIVTTDVEMPRCDSAKLLLHNIPVEIPAQELHLLFPGEDDVTIESATKQRVESYTTCAVFRSPAQADKAFDKVNGNLTKDSAGRLQKSVSLKLGSKKTTQLYVRKMTNDPDVSKMLRDENAEPLQQQAIDGNGSKRLKTCSYPCDHVKEIEKLREDLRRREEEIFNLQKALAQVKSICDRELPC, from the exons ATGGGAAAGGCGATTGATCGTGCCAGCAAGGAG GTCCTTGCTGAGATGGTAAGACTTACTCAAAGACAAGGACTGAAAGGTGCTGCAGGAGGATGGAAAGACTTCTTACAGTGTCACGATAAGAAAGGTTCTGGCTTAAGTGACCCAATTAGGAGATCAAGAGAACTTTTGGTTGATTTTCTGCAAACATTTACAAAAGAACAACAGAAG GTGTTCAATAAACTAATAAGAAGGAATAATGATCATAATGCGATGAAGCAGTTCAAGGGTTTTGTACATCTTGAATCACCTAAGCAA AGGTTGGTCCGTTTGACAATGGAACATCCAAAGTACACAAAAGAGTTCTGTTTCCCATTCTATGATGAG GGATGGGTAACTACTCATCTTGGCGAATTTTTTGAAGCAATGAAATCAGAAACTATGCTTGCgattgattgtgagatggttCTTTGTGAGGATGGTACTGAAGCAGTGGTGAAAGTATGTGTAGTGGATCAAGATTTGCAG GTGAAACTTGATCAACTTGTAAATCCCATGAAGCCTGTTGCTGACTACAGAACCAACATTACTGGGATAGATTCAAAAGATTTAGAAGGAGTAACATGCTCCTTAGCTGATATACAG AAATCTTTGAAGAAACTTTTATCACATGGAACAATCCTAGTGGGCCATAGCTTGTATAATGATTTACGAG CTGTAAAAGTTGATCATCTTAGAGTCATCGACACCGTATGTATCTTCAAGTTTGTGGACTTGCCTAACTTTTCACCTTCCTTAAACACATTGTGCAAG GTAGTGTTGGGTTTTCCAGTTCGTAATGATGGAGAACCACATAATTGTCTTAATGATGCACAAGCTGCTATGAAGCTAGTACTCGCTAAGCTAGAACATGGATATGAGGATCTCATTGTTACCACAGATGTGGAA ATGCCACGTTGTGACTCGGCAAAACTACTGCTGCACAATATTCCAGTTGAAATACCTGCTCAAGAGTTACACTTGCTGTTTCCTGGAGAAGATGATGTCACAATTGAG TCTGCTACAAAGCAGCGAGTTGAAAGTTACACGACATGTGCTGTCTTCAGAAGTCCTGCACAGGCAGATAAAGCATTTGACAAAGTTAATGGCAATTTAACAAAG GATTCAGCTGGCCGCCTCCAGAAATCTGTCTCTTTGAAACTTGGCAGCAAGAAAACGACCCAGTTATATGTCCGCAAGATGACTAACGACCCAGATGTGTCAAAGATGTTGCGAGATGAGAATGCTGAGCCCTTGCAGCAACAAGCAATAGATGGCAATGGCTCAAAACGGCTAAAAACGTGTTCGTATCCTTGTGACCATGTTAAAGAGATTGAGAAATTGAGAGAGGATCTGCGTCGTAGGGaagaggaaatatttaatttgcaAAAGGCTCTCGCCCAAGTGAAAAGCATTTGTGATAGGGAACTCCCATGCTGA
- the LOC121986458 gene encoding small RNA degrading nuclease 1-like isoform X2, with amino-acid sequence MGKAIDRASKEVLAEMVRLTQRQGLKGAAGGWKDFLQCHDKKGSGLSDPIRRSRELLVDFLQTFTKEQQKRLVRLTMEHPKYTKEFCFPFYDEGWVTTHLGEFFEAMKSETMLAIDCEMVLCEDGTEAVVKVCVVDQDLQVKLDQLVNPMKPVADYRTNITGIDSKDLEGVTCSLADIQKSLKKLLSHGTILVGHSLYNDLRAVKVDHLRVIDTVCIFKFVDLPNFSPSLNTLCKVVLGFPVRNDGEPHNCLNDAQAAMKLVLAKLEHGYEDLIVTTDVEMPRCDSAKLLLHNIPVEIPAQELHLLFPGEDDVTIESATKQRVESYTTCAVFRSPAQADKAFDKVNGNLTKDSAGRLQKSVSLKLGSKKTTQLYVRKMTNDPDVSKMLRDENAEPLQQQAIDGNGSKRLKTCSYPCDHVKEIEKLREDLRRREEEIFNLQKALAQVKSICDRELPC; translated from the exons ATGGGAAAGGCGATTGATCGTGCCAGCAAGGAG GTCCTTGCTGAGATGGTAAGACTTACTCAAAGACAAGGACTGAAAGGTGCTGCAGGAGGATGGAAAGACTTCTTACAGTGTCACGATAAGAAAGGTTCTGGCTTAAGTGACCCAATTAGGAGATCAAGAGAACTTTTGGTTGATTTTCTGCAAACATTTACAAAAGAACAACAGAAG AGGTTGGTCCGTTTGACAATGGAACATCCAAAGTACACAAAAGAGTTCTGTTTCCCATTCTATGATGAG GGATGGGTAACTACTCATCTTGGCGAATTTTTTGAAGCAATGAAATCAGAAACTATGCTTGCgattgattgtgagatggttCTTTGTGAGGATGGTACTGAAGCAGTGGTGAAAGTATGTGTAGTGGATCAAGATTTGCAG GTGAAACTTGATCAACTTGTAAATCCCATGAAGCCTGTTGCTGACTACAGAACCAACATTACTGGGATAGATTCAAAAGATTTAGAAGGAGTAACATGCTCCTTAGCTGATATACAG AAATCTTTGAAGAAACTTTTATCACATGGAACAATCCTAGTGGGCCATAGCTTGTATAATGATTTACGAG CTGTAAAAGTTGATCATCTTAGAGTCATCGACACCGTATGTATCTTCAAGTTTGTGGACTTGCCTAACTTTTCACCTTCCTTAAACACATTGTGCAAG GTAGTGTTGGGTTTTCCAGTTCGTAATGATGGAGAACCACATAATTGTCTTAATGATGCACAAGCTGCTATGAAGCTAGTACTCGCTAAGCTAGAACATGGATATGAGGATCTCATTGTTACCACAGATGTGGAA ATGCCACGTTGTGACTCGGCAAAACTACTGCTGCACAATATTCCAGTTGAAATACCTGCTCAAGAGTTACACTTGCTGTTTCCTGGAGAAGATGATGTCACAATTGAG TCTGCTACAAAGCAGCGAGTTGAAAGTTACACGACATGTGCTGTCTTCAGAAGTCCTGCACAGGCAGATAAAGCATTTGACAAAGTTAATGGCAATTTAACAAAG GATTCAGCTGGCCGCCTCCAGAAATCTGTCTCTTTGAAACTTGGCAGCAAGAAAACGACCCAGTTATATGTCCGCAAGATGACTAACGACCCAGATGTGTCAAAGATGTTGCGAGATGAGAATGCTGAGCCCTTGCAGCAACAAGCAATAGATGGCAATGGCTCAAAACGGCTAAAAACGTGTTCGTATCCTTGTGACCATGTTAAAGAGATTGAGAAATTGAGAGAGGATCTGCGTCGTAGGGaagaggaaatatttaatttgcaAAAGGCTCTCGCCCAAGTGAAAAGCATTTGTGATAGGGAACTCCCATGCTGA